TCAATTCTGCTCGTTAAAAAGAAGTACAGGCCATTCCATTCTAAAGACCAACCTTTAGGAGCACTTGCACGTAAATGCATTAATTGCATTTTGTAGATATCATATTTAAACGAAAAAGAAAATTGACCTTCAACGACTGCATACCATAAATCTTTTAAATAATTTATCGCTTCAGCTGTTTGCTGTGAACAAATAATTTCGTTTACTGTTCTATACTGCACGATATTCCCCTCACTCTCTATCTACAAGATTAGATGAATAAGAGAGAAAAAACTATGCTAAAATGTTTCCATTGTTTTAATTCATTCATTAAGAAACATGGCTATTTTCAAAAGATTCTTCTTGGTCACGATCCATTTCCTTAATAGGTGATTTTTTATAACGTCCGATTATCGTACTCGCGATAAAAATACAAAAGATTGAGAGAATAGCTCTTTCCCAGCCAACTAAAGCTAGTGCAAATAAGATAATAACAGAGTCACATACAAAAAGAACTAAACCTCTATTTATACCGAATTTTTTATCAATATATAAGCCTAGTATATGAATTCCACCTAGTGAAGATCCGTTATTCAATACAAATGTTACACCAACACCAATTAAAAGACCGGCAATAATAGCAGCAATAATAGTATTTATCTCAAAGACAGGAATAATGATGTCAAACCATTCGCGAATTAGAGAAATTCCGGTAATTGATAATAAGCTTGAAATAGTAAACCACTTACCAAGTTCTTGAATAGAGATGATGAAGAAAGGCAGATTCACAACAAAAAACAGTGAACCCCAAGAGAAGGTTGTAAGATATGAAAGAATAGTTGCAATTCCAGCAGTTCCTCCAAAGGTTAAATTATTATCTGATAATAATTTAATTCCTAAAGAGGTTAAAACTAGCCCAATTAAAACAAGAATCAGCTTTTTCGTTATATTCATAAATATCCCCCGATCATTGTTATCCAATAATAACTTATCGCAAAGAATTGACAAGGTCAATGGCTTGAAAAGTATTCCGAATCTTACGTTTTTTCCGAACAAAAAAAGATCTTTTTTCTCGGGTATGAAAAATGTACCTTCCGGAGAAAAAAGATCTATTAAATTATTAAAACATTGGTACAGGAGGGTCTATTGCTAGAACAGGTTGTCCATTTATTGTTAGCCAAATATAATAATGATCCATTTCAATATCTAAGCGGTTTTCTATTTTTTTAATCATATCTTCTTGTACTTGAAAACTTATCGAAGCTGTTTTATCACCTAATGGAATATTTTTCATTCCTAATAGATCAGCAATATATCTGGCATCCTCATATGAAACTTCAACATACTGATCATATTCTGATAAGTATGCAGCTTGAACAGGAGAAAATGTAAAAATGATGGCTAGAGAGAGTACTGTTAATAAAGTTCCCACATATTTCATCTTTATCACCTCCTTTTATAGTTGTAAATGAGCAAACACATCTACAATTTCAGGATGATAAAGAGTACCTTTGTTTTTCTTTATTTCACGAACTGCTTCTTCCTTTGATCGAGCTTTTTGATATGATCGATCACTTGTAATGGCATCATATGCATCAACCACTGATATAATTGAAGCTTTAATATCAATTTCTTCTTTAGATAATCCATATGGATACCCTTCTCCATCGAAACGCTCATGATGCTGCTCAACAATTTTACCGGCGTTTACTAATAACGGCAATTTTGTTTCTTCCAAAATCATTCGTCCATAAATTGTGTGCTTCATCATAATTTCCCACTCATAGCCAGTTAGTTTCCCTGGTTTTTGTAAAATGTTCAGTGGTATTCTTACTTTTCCAACATCATGAAAAAAAGAAGCCATGTTCAATTGTAATAAGTCGTTTGAACTTAAACCTATTTTTTCTCCAACCTTCATAGCCAGGTTTGCAATTCTTGCACAATGGTCTCCAGTATATCCATCTTTTTCCTCTATAGAAACGGCAAGATTAGCCAATTGTCTTGATACATTACTATAGCGATGAAAAATAGGCTGCGAAGTAACATAGATAAATTCAGTTGGACCAATCGATTGGAAGACATAATGTTCAGTAATTGGTGAACGGTAAAAAGAATCACCGGCTTTATAAGTTTTAAAGCTACCATCTTCTCTTTGTAGCTTTAATTGACCTATAATAATAAACAAATACTCGAGTGCATGCCAACCAGCTTCAGGTTCAAGCGCCCATCTTGTATTAGGTTCTAGCTGATGGTGAATAATTTCCGTTTGATCACCTGATGCAAGCATTGAAATGGTTAAGCCCTTCATCTGAACCGACTCAATGAAGTCATTTTTATTTGCGTATTCAGTCATAGAAACCTCACCTTAGAATTAAGTTAACTAACCTATTATAATCAATATCTTTCAAATAAAATAGATCGTTTTCCTAGGATGAATATAGTACCAATTTAGGAATTATCTCCTAACAATTTATTAGTTTAATTCATGAACAAATTAATTTTCAACGTTGACACTTGTTGTACGACTAAAATCGGCAAAGGTTCATTAAACGCAAAAGAAACAGGGAACTCTATTGTCCCCTGCTTCTTCTTGCTACTCTATTTTTTCCGGTTCTGGGTATTCAACCCCAAATGTTTCAACTGTAATTTGCTTAATTTTTTGATCTTCAACAGGCTTGTCCTGATTATCTCTTTCCACATTTACGATCTTATCTACTGCGTCCATTCCTTCTGTTACTTTACCAAATGCGGCGTACTCACCATCCAAATGTGTAGCCTCAGCAACCATAATAAAAAATTGAGAACCTGCTGAATCGGGGTCTTGAGATCTCGCCATTGAAAGTACACCTCTTTCATGGTTTAACTCATTTTCAACTCCATTTGATTCAAACTCACCTTTAATTGCATAACCAGGTCCACCAGTACCGCGACCCTCAGGATCTCCTCCTTGAATCATAAAACCTGGTATTACCCGATGAAAGATAAGTCCATCATAAAAGCCGGATTCAGCAAGGGAAATAAAGTTATTTACCGTATTTGGAGCAATAGTTGGATATAACTCCACTTTAATCGTATCATTATTCTCCATTGTAATAGTAGCAATTGGATTATCTTCAATTTCTTGCATTGGTTGTGATACATCATCCTTATTAGGTTGACTTTGTTCTTTTGTACCACAGCCACCAACAATAAGCATCACTAAAAAAACAACACTTAATACACTCTTAGATTTCATGACCTGCTCCTTTCAAACATATATGTACTTTGTACTTTTCTAACCCACATCACTTTATATATAGACTTCATCTATGTTACGGTAAAAGTATACAGTAAAAGAATAGGTGGTGTCTAACTTGGTATATACGGAATTAAAGCATCTTTTGAAAGATTACTACCCATTTACATTGTTAACAGATTTTCAGCTACAAGAAATGACTGATAAAGCTACACAAGCAACTTTTGCACAAAATGAATTTATTTTTCATGAAGATGAAAATACAGATCATATTGATATCTATTTCTTAGTATCTGGATTAGCGAAAAATATTCTACATCAATCAAATGGAAAGCAGTTATCATTACGTTACTATTATCCTGGGGATATTATTGGCTTAATGGTTATGTTCACAAGCGGTGAGTTAGAATTTTCTGTTCAAGCGTTAGAAGATTGTACGGTTTTCAAGCTGAACAAGCGTCATTTTTTTGAGATCATGACCCGGAACAACGATTTTTCAAAGGTCATTTGGGAAAGTATTGGAGAAAGAACAAAGTCCTTATATGATGAAATGAAAAACAAAGCAACTCATGATGATGAGGAAAATGTACACTTATTAAAAACACGTGTAAAAACACTAATGAATCAACCTATTCTTATTCAACCTCATCTTACAATGGATAAAGCAGCACAGCTTTTAGATGAAAAAAATGTTTCAGGACTAATTGTGAATGATGAACAATTAAAAATGAAAGGAATTATCACTAATAAGGAAATATTAAAATATGTATCCCAGCCATCTTCCTCTAATTTAGTTTTAGACTGGATGAACAAGCAGCCTTATTATGTTGAGGCTGATGCGTTTGCATTTGAGGCTCTTTCTTATATTAAAAATAAAGCAAATGAGTTTATCCCAGTTATCCATAATGGGAGTGCAATCGGAGTGTTAACCAGTCGCTCATTCCTTAATCTTGAAAACTCCAGCTACTTAGATCTTACCTACAATGTGAAAAATTCAAGATCAATTAATACGCTCTTACAGCAAAGTTCTTTAGTGAATACTACTTTACAATCTTTTGTTCAAGAGCTTGTTGAAAAGGAAAGTTATGCTTATGAAGTATCTGAAGTGATCACAAATCATAATGATAATATTCATAGACAAATTATTAAACTAGCAGAAAATGAGATGAAAGCTGATTTATGGAACTCCGCCAATTAACTACTGTTTTATCATAATGGGAAGTCAAGCACGACATGAACAAGGATTTCACACAGACCAAGATAATGGTGTTATTTTAACAAATTATGATCACCTACCTAATCGTTCTAACATTGATGAATATTTTAAAAAATTCACTCAAAAGATTAATCATTATTTAAGTTTATCAGGTTTCCCTGAATGTACAGGTGGAATTATGGCAAAAGAGTCTAAATGGAGAAAATCTTTATCCGAATGGAAAAGAGAAATTCAAACATGGAAAGATGAACTTGATGCACAAGAAATTCAAAATTTTACGATGTTTTTTGATTTCAGACCAATTTATGGCGATTTTTCCCTTGCTGAAGAAATAAGGGATTTTCTTACAAACAAAGCTAAAAAGTCAAAAACCTTACAACAATTATTAATGAAGGATGCCCTTCGGTTTAAGATTCCTGCACATCCTCTAGGTATTATGAATTTAAAGCAAAAAAATAAAAAAATTAATGTTAAAAAGACAGGTTTAACACAAATTATCTACTCAACAAGAATTAATGCCATTAAATATGGAATCATTGAAGTAAGCACGGTGAAACGTCTTAATGAATTAAGAAAAATTCAAGCCATGCATCCGCGTGATGTTGAAAATGCTAAAACAGCTCTTCACTATTTACATTATTTTCGATTGCAGCAAAACCTTAATCAGCTTGAAAACAATCAAGATGTTTCAAATGAAATTAATGTGTATGAGCTTTCAAAAGAGGATCGAATAAAGCTAAAGGAAGCACTGCAGGTTGCTCATCGTATGCAACAAGTAACCAAGATTAGCTTTAATCGAAATCGGGTGGTGTAGAACAGTTTGCCAGATGATATAAAGATATTAAAATATTTATTTTGGGATCAATTATTCTTTAAACACCGTATGAACAAAATGATCCAGCTTCCAGAATATGACCATGCCCTTACTTCAACTGAACGCTTTTTAGAAAGTCAGAAAGGAATAATGGATAAGGATTTAAGCTCCTGTACGTTTACAATTTTTGATCTTGAAACAACTGGATTTTTTCCAAACATGGGTGATGAAATTATTTCAATCGGGGCAATCAAAGTAAAAAACTTCGAAATTTTGTATGATGAGGCATTTTATACAATTATGAAACCAATAAACAAAATTCCGAAAACAGTTGAAGAACTAACAGGATTATCAGGAGAGATCTTAACTAAAGCCTCAATCATTTCCTGTTGGCATACGTAAATTTCTTGACTATTGCAAAGGCAGTATTTTGGTTGCCCACCCTGCTACGTTTGATATAGAGTTTATGAAAACAGTTCTTAATCAATGGAATTTCCCCAACTTCTCAGTGGATTTTCTTGATTCTCATTTAATGGCAAATGACTTGTTTACAGAAGAAAGAAATTATTTAGATAATCTTATAGAGCGTTTTAATATATCAGAACGCGAACGCCATCATGCTTTAAATGACGCTGTTATGACCGCAAATGTTTTTATCAAACTTCTACAACATTATGATCAATCCGTTATAAAAAATCCTAAACAATTAATAGATAAAATCGATGAAAACTGTAGAGTTAATGAGGGTTACTCTTAAAAAGAGCATTGAAAAAGGTGTGGCAAATTGCCACACCTTTTTGTTTATATTTTTTTGAAAATAGCAGCTTGAGACGTTATTTCTCCTGCTTGATAATTTGTAATATGTGAGAATTTGTAAACACATCCGTATCCATCAATATCAAATAATGTCATTTCCATAAAATCTTGTGGTAGTTCGTGTAAATGCTTCAAAAGAATTTCATTTTCAGAGTGAAATTGTAAATCCCCCTCCTGTAAGTAGTGGACGAAAGGATTTGTTTCTAGACGTTTTTCTAAAGGAATGTTATAAAAATTCATTTAAAGCACCTCACCTTTTTTGTTTTCTTTGTATTCTGTATTTTCTGATTATTTTTATAATACACCAAAACTTCTCGTTTGAAAACTATTTTTTAAAAATTTTTATTATTTTTTCTTGTCATATTATGACTATAGTAAAATCTCTACTTCCTACCCACTTATTAACATACCATCACTTCCCTTTTCTCAAGGATACTAAGCAAATGATACCAATTACCAAAGCGAATATTCATGTTAAAATGTGATGGAGGATGTGATAATATTGAAGAAATTTAGAGGCTTTTTTATTATATTACTATTATCATTACCTATTCTTTTTAGTTTTACTTCAGGTGGTACGGTTGGGGCCTATTCAACCTTTTTGTCTCCCGAAGGTATTCAATTTGTTAGTTATTCCCCTGGATGGGACGAGCATAAATTAATAGATTTATATAAAGAACTCAAACAAAACAAGTATGGAGACGAAATAAATATGCTTCAAGAAATTAGAGTTGAGGCAGGAAATCATTCCTCAGGGGATACAAAGGGCAGCTATCATCCGGTATCAAAGACAATCGTCCTTTATCAAGGTGACAAGTATCGTGAACCTGATGATTATCGCGAAACATTGTCACACGAATATGGTCATCATTTTGCTTATTATTATTTTCCATCCCATCACCTCCCTTTTTCTAAGTGGCAAAAGTTAAGAGGCATAAACATTGCCCAGCTGCGATGGGACGCGTTTTGGAACTATGAAGAGAACAATCATTCTTTCTATCCGCAAGAAATTATGGCAGATGATTATGTACTTTTATATGGTGCAACAAATAACGTTAACCCAAAAGATGTTTATAGTAATGAAGCCTTTTATCTTAGAACACAGCATGAAAATCAGCAGCTCCCAAACGTGTTAGAAAATAAAGAACTTCTAGCTTATTTAGAAGAAGAAAGCGGAGTAGCGATTGATAAAAGCCGTCTTGTCCAAACACCTTCTTTTACGAATATTGAAAATGACAAAATAAGCTTTTCTGTCACTGAAAAGCCTAATATTGCTTATCGATTAAATATTGAACTTTTTAGTCCTTCTAACGAACAACAAATGCTAGAGCTCTATGCGATTACAGATAATGATGATAACGAGATCGATTTCTCTTTAAATGATGTTGGCCTAGGTCACTTTTCAGATTATGAATCTGCCATAATATCAATTGATGTTGTCGATTTAACAACATCGATTGGATTTGAGACAAAGGAGACAACGTTGAACTTTTAAATTTAATAAAGAAAGGATTGGGATCGTTCTCCCAATCCTTCTTTTTATTTCCTTTCATATAATACAGTCAAACTAATTAATGTGACAAGTATAGTTGCTCCCATATCTGAAAGGATCGCAATCCAAAGTGTTAGCAAGCCTGGGATCGTCAATAATAAGGCTATTAGCTTCAATCCGAGTGCAAGTGTAATATTAAGCTTAATAATGGAATTCACTTTCTTTGCTGACTTTATTGCGGATGGTAATTTTCCAAGATGGTCCTGCATTAATACAATATCAGCTGTTTCAATTGCACTATCAGTCCCTTTCCCCATGGCAATTCCTAAGTCTGCTGTTGCAAGTGCTGGTGCATCGTTTATTCCATCACCAATCATGGCAACCTTATTCCCTTTAGAGAGCTCTTTTATTTTTTCAACTTTCTCATCAGGTAACAAGCCAGCGAAATATGAAGTTAACCCTACCTTGGATGCTACTTTCTCTGCTGTACTTTCATGATCACCAGTTAACATCACTGTTTTTTGGATTCCTGCTTCATGTAATGCCTGAATAACATCCGCACTCTCTTCTCTTATTTCATCTGAAATTCCCATGATGCCAAGTACTTTTTCAGTAGTAGCTAATATAACTAATGTCATGCCTGATCGTTTATATTGTTGAATTTGTGCTTTTATTTCTTCCTCTATTTGCACTTTTTTCATATGTGCTTCGTTACCGAGGAAGTAAGTGACTCCATCAATTTTGGCAACAATTCCACTTCCCGAAACTGTTGTGATTTCCTCTGGTTCAATCAAAGATAGACCATCAGCTTTTCGGAGCACTGCTTTTGCAATCGGATGTGATGAGCTTTTTTCAATGGAAGCTGCAATTTGTAAAAACTTCGGATCATATTCCACATAATCTTCTACAAATGGCTGCCCCTTTGTTAGAGTACCTGTTTTATCAAAAGCAATCGTATGAATTTTACCTAATTGCTCTAAAAATACTCCGCCTTTTACAAGTATTCCATTGCGGGCATTTTTTGTAATACCTGATACAATGGCGATCGGTGAAGATAAAACTAAGGCACATGGACAACCTACAATTAATACCGCTAAGCCTTGATAAAACCAATCTCCCCAGCTGCCGTTAAAAAACAATGGTGGAATTAGCATCACAATTGCAGAAATAATCATGATCAATGGCGTATAATACTTTGCGAACTTATTAATAAACAATTCTGTTGGTGTTTTTGTTTCCTGCGCTTCTTCTACTAAATGGAGAATTTTCGCTAGAGACGACTCTTCATATGCTTTTGTAATTTGTATCTTTAGTACACCTTCATTATTAATGCTTCCTCCATAAACCGGCTCATCTTTATCTTTTTCAACTGGCATGCTCTCTCCAGTTATAGCCGCTTCGTTCACAGAGCTTTTTCCTTCCAAAACTAAACCATCCGAAGGAATTTTTTCACCAGAACGAACTAAAACAATTTGATTTGCCTTTAGAGATGAGATTTTGACTATTTTTTCTTGACCATTATCAAGTACAGTTGCTTCCTTTGGAGCTATCGCTAGCAGTTTCTCCATTGAATTTCTAGCTTTTTGCATGCCTAAGCCTTCTAGGTATTCATTTAAACCAAATAGAATCGCAACTAAAGCTCCTTCTTTCCATTCTCCAATACCTAATGCACCGATTAGGGCAATTGTCATTAACGTTTCGATATTAAATTTTAATTTAAATAGATTTTTCAATCCCTTAATAAAGGTTTGGTATCCACTTAAAACGGTTGCTGCAAGAAAAAGTCCGATTGCAATATATTCATTAAAAAAGACATCTGTTAGAAACCCTGCAATATAGAAACCAGCTGATAGGGATAAAAGTAAAATCCAATTAACCCCTGTAGGGTGATGATGATCATGTTCATGTTCATGTTCGTGTTCGTCAGCTTCTATATATGCACCATCTGAAGATAAAATCTTCTTTACTTTTTCAATGTCAACATTACTTTCTAGTTTAAGCTTACCTGTGTTATAGCTTAAAGATGCTGTTTGTCCTGATGGCAATTTATTTATTTCTTCCTGTAATTCTCTAGTACAGTTTGCACATGTTAATCCTTTAACTTTATATTCTTCCATTGTGCTCAACTCCAACATAAATACTTAATGATGCTGTGCATGGTTAATTGTTTGTTGCAGGACATTCATTACGTGATTATCATCAGGTGAATAATATAATGTTGTCCCTTCCCTTCTATACTTAACCAAGCGTAAATTCTTCAAAAATCTTAATTGATGTGAAACAGTTGACTGAAGCAAAGATAATTTTTCAGCGATTTCATTCACTGAGTGTTCACTTTGCGAAAGCAAGTGTAATATTTTAATTCTGGTTGGATCACCTAATGCTTTAAACGTCTGAGAAACAATAAATAATGTTTCTTCGTCTAACTGCTCTTGCGGTTCCTTTTTACCGGATTCTTCCATGATCAGCACCTCTTACTTTTTAGTATATATCAAAATATGTATATATGTTCATATTATCTAACTAAATAATAAAAAAAAGATTGGCTCTTGTCAATCCTAGCCAATTAATAAAAATACCTCCACTATAAAAATACCGGTTAATAAACTAAGCAAATGATAAAAATGCTTTCCCTTCTCACTTGATGAAAGAAATAATTCAATAATTGAAATGTATAACATTGTACTGATAGCAACACCTAATAAGGCCCCTAAAAACATGTCATTTTTTATCATCACGAAATTTCCTAGTAATACAAATCCATAAAGACTAAATGTAAGATAAAGAAATGCAGTGACCAAATGAGCAGGTTTAAGCTTTAATGCGATTGCTAACATCATTATTGCCATCCCTTCAGGTAAGTGATGTAAAATAATGAGATGATAAAGATGTCCTTCGTGATCAGCATGGTTCCCTAAAGCAAATCCAGAAGGTGCATTATGTAATGTAATGGCGATAAGAAGCAGTAAAAATGTGGACTTTGATTCACCTTTCGATGAACGGTGTACATACTGATCAATTACCACCATACAAAGAAGACCAACTCCGATTCCCATAGTAATAGATATTGGTTGGTAATGTGAAAAGCTATGTGGAATAAACTCAAGACATAGAATCCCCACTATCATACCGGCACTAAGAGAAAACAAGTAGTCGATCTTCCAATTTACTATTTTACTTATGATAAGTGATAACACCCCGCCTGTTATCAATGATAAAAACACATAAAGGCAAAATATAAAACCCACTCTATTCCCTCCATTACGTTACAGATAAAGCAATTACTTTAAGTTATGAATAGCTTTTCCTGTTTAGTACAAGAGCGGGTTAAGAGATGATTTGTGAAAGAAAGTAATCAATAACACTTTCAGAATGTAAACGTACACCTACATACGGAGGCCTTATATGGTTGTTCATCTCATATGGCATACCTAGCCACAAATATTTTTTATCAATGATCAAGAAAGGAAATGAAACAGATTTGGCTTTAAGCTGTTCTCCTTTCATGTTATTCATGTTATCAGGAGAGATTGTTGTTAAACGAACATTTGTTCTTCGAGTATTCAGTATGTTTTTCCACTCTTCGGATAACTCTTTGGTAGGAAGTCCAACAATTATTGAAGAATTGGCTTTTTTCACATCTTTCGTAATGAGTTCAAGCTTTTTTGCATGTATCCATGTTAAATTTGAATGCTGGTTTTTAACCCATGTCCCTATTTGCTGTTGTCCTGTTTTTTGATTTTTGCTTACCTGATGATCTACAAGCTGACGAATTGTTTTTCCACG
This Metabacillus endolithicus DNA region includes the following protein-coding sequences:
- a CDS encoding heavy metal translocating P-type ATPase yields the protein MEEYKVKGLTCANCTRELQEEINKLPSGQTASLSYNTGKLKLESNVDIEKVKKILSSDGAYIEADEHEHEHEHDHHHPTGVNWILLLSLSAGFYIAGFLTDVFFNEYIAIGLFLAATVLSGYQTFIKGLKNLFKLKFNIETLMTIALIGALGIGEWKEGALVAILFGLNEYLEGLGMQKARNSMEKLLAIAPKEATVLDNGQEKIVKISSLKANQIVLVRSGEKIPSDGLVLEGKSSVNEAAITGESMPVEKDKDEPVYGGSINNEGVLKIQITKAYEESSLAKILHLVEEAQETKTPTELFINKFAKYYTPLIMIISAIVMLIPPLFFNGSWGDWFYQGLAVLIVGCPCALVLSSPIAIVSGITKNARNGILVKGGVFLEQLGKIHTIAFDKTGTLTKGQPFVEDYVEYDPKFLQIAASIEKSSSHPIAKAVLRKADGLSLIEPEEITTVSGSGIVAKIDGVTYFLGNEAHMKKVQIEEEIKAQIQQYKRSGMTLVILATTEKVLGIMGISDEIREESADVIQALHEAGIQKTVMLTGDHESTAEKVASKVGLTSYFAGLLPDEKVEKIKELSKGNKVAMIGDGINDAPALATADLGIAMGKGTDSAIETADIVLMQDHLGKLPSAIKSAKKVNSIIKLNITLALGLKLIALLLTIPGLLTLWIAILSDMGATILVTLISLTVLYERK
- a CDS encoding 3'-5' exonuclease — encoded protein: MVAHPATFDIEFMKTVLNQWNFPNFSVDFLDSHLMANDLFTEERNYLDNLIERFNISERERHHALNDAVMTANVFIKLLQHYDQSVIKNPKQLIDKIDENCRVNEGYS
- a CDS encoding YitT family protein, with translation MNITKKLILVLIGLVLTSLGIKLLSDNNLTFGGTAGIATILSYLTTFSWGSLFFVVNLPFFIISIQELGKWFTISSLLSITGISLIREWFDIIIPVFEINTIIAAIIAGLLIGVGVTFVLNNGSSLGGIHILGLYIDKKFGINRGLVLFVCDSVIILFALALVGWERAILSIFCIFIASTIIGRYKKSPIKEMDRDQEESFENSHVS
- a CDS encoding peptidylprolyl isomerase encodes the protein MKSKSVLSVVFLVMLIVGGCGTKEQSQPNKDDVSQPMQEIEDNPIATITMENNDTIKVELYPTIAPNTVNNFISLAESGFYDGLIFHRVIPGFMIQGGDPEGRGTGGPGYAIKGEFESNGVENELNHERGVLSMARSQDPDSAGSQFFIMVAEATHLDGEYAAFGKVTEGMDAVDKIVNVERDNQDKPVEDQKIKQITVETFGVEYPEPEKIE
- a CDS encoding putative nucleotidyltransferase substrate binding domain-containing protein; this translates as MGSQARHEQGFHTDQDNGVILTNYDHLPNRSNIDEYFKKFTQKINHYLSLSGFPECTGGIMAKESKWRKSLSEWKREIQTWKDELDAQEIQNFTMFFDFRPIYGDFSLAEEIRDFLTNKAKKSKTLQQLLMKDALRFKIPAHPLGIMNLKQKNKKINVKKTGLTQIIYSTRINAIKYGIIEVSTVKRLNELRKIQAMHPRDVENAKTALHYLHYFRLQQNLNQLENNQDVSNEINVYELSKEDRIKLKEALQVAHRMQQVTKISFNRNRVV
- a CDS encoding 8-amino-7-oxononanoate synthase — protein: MKYVGTLLTVLSLAIIFTFSPVQAAYLSEYDQYVEVSYEDARYIADLLGMKNIPLGDKTASISFQVQEDMIKKIENRLDIEMDHYYIWLTINGQPVLAIDPPVPMF
- a CDS encoding ZIP family metal transporter, which encodes MGFIFCLYVFLSLITGGVLSLIISKIVNWKIDYLFSLSAGMIVGILCLEFIPHSFSHYQPISITMGIGVGLLCMVVIDQYVHRSSKGESKSTFLLLLIAITLHNAPSGFALGNHADHEGHLYHLIILHHLPEGMAIMMLAIALKLKPAHLVTAFLYLTFSLYGFVLLGNFVMIKNDMFLGALLGVAISTMLYISIIELFLSSSEKGKHFYHLLSLLTGIFIVEVFLLIG
- a CDS encoding HD domain-containing phosphohydrolase — encoded protein: MTEYANKNDFIESVQMKGLTISMLASGDQTEIIHHQLEPNTRWALEPEAGWHALEYLFIIIGQLKLQREDGSFKTYKAGDSFYRSPITEHYVFQSIGPTEFIYVTSQPIFHRYSNVSRQLANLAVSIEEKDGYTGDHCARIANLAMKVGEKIGLSSNDLLQLNMASFFHDVGKVRIPLNILQKPGKLTGYEWEIMMKHTIYGRMILEETKLPLLVNAGKIVEQHHERFDGEGYPYGLSKEEIDIKASIISVVDAYDAITSDRSYQKARSKEEAVREIKKNKGTLYHPEIVDVFAHLQL
- a CDS encoding exonuclease domain-containing protein produces the protein MPDDIKILKYLFWDQLFFKHRMNKMIQLPEYDHALTSTERFLESQKGIMDKDLSSCTFTIFDLETTGFFPNMGDEIISIGAIKVKNFEILYDEAFYTIMKPINKIPKTVEELTGLSGEILTKASIISCWHT
- a CDS encoding cyclic nucleotide-binding domain-containing protein — encoded protein: MVYTELKHLLKDYYPFTLLTDFQLQEMTDKATQATFAQNEFIFHEDENTDHIDIYFLVSGLAKNILHQSNGKQLSLRYYYPGDIIGLMVMFTSGELEFSVQALEDCTVFKLNKRHFFEIMTRNNDFSKVIWESIGERTKSLYDEMKNKATHDDEENVHLLKTRVKTLMNQPILIQPHLTMDKAAQLLDEKNVSGLIVNDEQLKMKGIITNKEILKYVSQPSSSNLVLDWMNKQPYYVEADAFAFEALSYIKNKANEFIPVIHNGSAIGVLTSRSFLNLENSSYLDLTYNVKNSRSINTLLQQSSLVNTTLQSFVQELVEKESYAYEVSEVITNHNDNIHRQIIKLAENEMKADLWNSAN
- a CDS encoding ArsR/SmtB family transcription factor — encoded protein: MEESGKKEPQEQLDEETLFIVSQTFKALGDPTRIKILHLLSQSEHSVNEIAEKLSLLQSTVSHQLRFLKNLRLVKYRREGTTLYYSPDDNHVMNVLQQTINHAQHH